One region of Xylanimonas ulmi genomic DNA includes:
- a CDS encoding fumarylacetoacetate hydrolase family protein has product MADDDGAPPALAPGARPGKVIAVHLSYASRARQRGVRPAAPSYFLKPTSSLAATGGEVERPAGAELLAFEGEIALVIGAPARHVAVDRAWAHVAAVTAANDLGVYDLRWADKGSNVRSKGRDGYTPLGPELIDARDVAPDALRVRTWVNGALVQEDTTGADALLFPLTQIVADLSQHLTLETGDVILTGTPAGSSVLVPGDVVEVEVDAPGSRDPRTGAPPSSGRLVTSVVQGHTPFTDVGSGPRVDDAERAQAWGSREAAGLDPEPAPFTLDAALADKLRRAPVAGLSAQLRKRGLNNVVIEGVRPVAPGQEIVGRATTLRMLPNREDLFAAHGGGHNAQKRAFDTVELGEVVVIEARGERGSATLGDVLALRARVRGAAGVVTDGGVRDVEAVAATGLPVFSGPPHPAVLGRRHVPWETGVAVACGGATVLPGDVIVADADGVVVIPPHLATEVADATLAQEDEDAWVAEQVAAGAPVEGLFPPNATWRAAYEAARRARES; this is encoded by the coding sequence ATGGCCGACGACGATGGGGCGCCGCCCGCACTGGCGCCGGGCGCCCGCCCCGGCAAGGTCATCGCGGTGCATCTGAGCTACGCGTCTCGCGCGCGGCAACGAGGCGTGCGCCCCGCGGCGCCCTCGTACTTCCTCAAGCCGACGAGCTCACTGGCGGCCACGGGCGGCGAGGTCGAGCGGCCCGCCGGCGCGGAGCTGCTGGCCTTCGAGGGCGAGATCGCGCTCGTGATCGGCGCCCCGGCACGCCACGTCGCGGTCGACCGGGCGTGGGCGCATGTGGCCGCCGTGACCGCCGCCAACGACCTCGGGGTCTACGACCTGCGCTGGGCCGACAAGGGCTCGAACGTGCGCTCCAAGGGCCGCGACGGGTACACGCCGCTCGGCCCCGAGCTCATCGACGCGCGTGACGTGGCGCCCGACGCGCTGCGCGTGCGCACCTGGGTCAACGGCGCACTCGTCCAGGAGGACACGACCGGCGCCGACGCGCTGTTGTTCCCCCTCACGCAGATCGTCGCCGACCTGTCGCAACACCTCACGCTGGAGACCGGCGACGTGATCCTCACCGGAACGCCCGCCGGGTCGTCCGTCCTGGTCCCGGGGGACGTCGTCGAGGTCGAGGTCGACGCGCCCGGCTCGCGCGACCCGCGCACGGGCGCGCCGCCCTCATCGGGCAGGCTCGTGACGAGCGTCGTGCAGGGTCACACGCCGTTCACCGACGTCGGGTCCGGCCCGCGCGTCGACGACGCCGAGCGCGCCCAGGCCTGGGGCAGCCGCGAGGCCGCGGGCCTCGACCCCGAGCCCGCGCCGTTCACCCTCGACGCGGCGCTCGCCGACAAGCTGCGCCGCGCTCCGGTCGCAGGGCTCAGCGCCCAATTGCGCAAGCGCGGGCTCAACAACGTGGTGATCGAGGGTGTGCGCCCGGTGGCGCCCGGCCAAGAGATCGTCGGGCGGGCCACCACGCTGCGCATGCTGCCGAACCGCGAGGACCTGTTCGCCGCGCACGGCGGCGGCCACAACGCGCAGAAGCGCGCCTTCGACACCGTCGAGCTGGGTGAGGTCGTCGTGATCGAGGCGCGCGGCGAGCGCGGCTCGGCCACGCTGGGCGACGTGCTCGCGCTGCGCGCCCGCGTGCGCGGCGCCGCGGGCGTCGTCACCGACGGCGGTGTGCGCGACGTCGAGGCCGTCGCCGCCACGGGGCTGCCCGTGTTCTCCGGTCCGCCCCACCCCGCGGTGCTCGGCCGGCGGCACGTGCCCTGGGAGACGGGCGTCGCCGTCGCGTGCGGGGGCGCCACGGTGCTGCCCGGCGACGTCATCGTCGCCGACGCCGACGGCGTCGTCGTCATCCCCCCGCACCTGGCCACCGAGGTCGCCGACGCGACGCTCGCCCAAGAGGACGAGGACGCCTGGGTGGCCGAGCAGGTCGCCGCGGGCGCCCCGGTCGAGGGGCTGTTCCCGCCGAACGCGACCTGGCGCGCGGCTTATGAGGCCGCGCGACGCGCCCGCGAGTCCTGA
- the hpaE gene encoding 5-carboxymethyl-2-hydroxymuconate semialdehyde dehydrogenase: MTDPTTAPTARRIPADLPERIQHHIGGRAVDSADGATFDVLDPVTNETYVQAAAGQRADVEAAVAAARAAFEDGPWPRLLPRERSRVLHRVADLVESRDARLARLETFDTGLPITQALGQARRAAENFRFFADLVVAQSDDAFKVPGRQVNYVNRKPIGVAGLITPWNTPFMLESWKLAPALATGNTVVLKPAEFTPLSASLWAGIFEEAGVPAGVFNLVHGLGEQAGDALVKHPDVPLISFTGESRTGQLIFANAAPHLKGLSMELGGKSPALVFADADLDAAIDATIFGVFSLNGERCTAGSRILVERAVYDEFVERYAAQAARVVVGDPSDPATEVGALVHPEHYAKVMGYVELGKREGRLVAGGGRPAGFETGNYVAPTVFADVAPDARIFQEEIFGPVVAITPFDSDAEALALANDTRYGLAAYVWTNDLKRAHNVAQGLEAGMVWLNSNNVRDLRTPFGGVKASGLGHEGGYRSIDFYTDQQAVHITLGKVHNPTFGKGA; the protein is encoded by the coding sequence ATGACCGACCCGACCACCGCGCCCACGGCCCGCCGCATCCCCGCGGACCTGCCCGAGCGGATCCAGCACCACATCGGCGGCAGGGCCGTGGACTCGGCCGACGGCGCGACGTTCGACGTGCTCGACCCGGTGACCAACGAGACCTACGTCCAGGCGGCGGCCGGCCAGCGCGCCGACGTCGAGGCCGCCGTCGCCGCGGCGCGCGCGGCCTTCGAGGACGGCCCGTGGCCGCGCCTGCTGCCACGCGAGCGCTCCCGCGTGCTGCACCGGGTCGCCGACCTCGTCGAGTCGCGCGACGCGCGCCTGGCCAGGCTCGAGACGTTCGACACCGGCCTGCCGATCACCCAGGCGCTCGGCCAAGCGCGGCGGGCCGCCGAGAACTTCCGCTTCTTCGCCGACCTCGTGGTGGCCCAGAGCGACGACGCGTTCAAGGTGCCCGGGCGCCAGGTCAACTACGTCAACCGCAAGCCGATCGGCGTCGCGGGGCTCATCACGCCGTGGAACACCCCGTTCATGCTCGAGTCGTGGAAGCTGGCGCCCGCGCTGGCCACGGGCAACACGGTCGTGCTCAAGCCCGCCGAGTTCACGCCGCTGTCGGCGTCGCTGTGGGCGGGCATCTTCGAGGAGGCGGGCGTGCCCGCCGGCGTCTTCAACCTGGTGCACGGGCTGGGCGAGCAAGCGGGCGACGCGCTGGTCAAGCACCCCGACGTGCCGCTCATCTCCTTCACGGGCGAGTCGCGCACCGGCCAACTCATCTTCGCCAACGCCGCCCCGCACCTCAAGGGCCTGTCGATGGAGCTGGGCGGCAAGTCCCCGGCCCTCGTGTTCGCCGACGCCGACCTCGACGCCGCGATCGACGCCACGATCTTCGGCGTCTTCTCGCTCAACGGTGAGCGGTGCACGGCGGGCTCGCGCATCCTCGTCGAGCGCGCGGTCTACGACGAGTTCGTCGAGCGGTACGCGGCGCAAGCCGCGCGCGTCGTGGTCGGCGACCCGTCCGACCCGGCCACCGAGGTCGGCGCCCTGGTGCACCCCGAGCACTACGCCAAGGTCATGGGCTACGTCGAGCTGGGCAAGCGGGAGGGTCGGCTGGTCGCGGGCGGTGGGCGTCCCGCGGGCTTCGAGACGGGCAACTACGTCGCTCCCACGGTGTTCGCCGACGTCGCGCCCGACGCGCGGATCTTCCAGGAGGAGATCTTCGGCCCCGTCGTCGCCATCACACCGTTCGACTCCGACGCCGAGGCGCTCGCGCTGGCCAACGACACCCGCTACGGCCTGGCCGCCTACGTGTGGACGAACGACCTCAAACGCGCCCACAACGTCGCCCAAGGGCTTGAGGCGGGCATGGTCTGGCTCAACTCGAACAACGTGCGCGACCTGCGCACCCCGTTCGGCGGGGTCAAGGCCTCGGGCCTCGGCCACGAGGGCGGCTACCGCTCCATCGACTTCTACACCGACCAACAGGCGGTGCACATCACCCTCGGGAAGGTCCACAACCCGACGTTCGGCAAAGGAGCCTGA
- a CDS encoding FAD-dependent monooxygenase translates to MQFHHHGYVSADPRVLPAAGVGLDRPEDLPEEVDVLIIGAGPAGVIAAAQLAQFPGITTRLVERRPDRLPLGQADGVQARSVETFAAFGFYEQITAEAYRIMEMAFWEPDPHHPEDIVRTSRPRDDDRGISEFPHLVVNQARVLDYFLEAAANGPARLRPDYGWELTDLAVGGADESHPVTVTLRGAGPHEGAERTVRARYVVGCDGAHSAVRDAIGCVPVGDKSNHAWGVLDVLAVTDFPDVRTKCAIRSHDGGNVLLIPREGGFLVRWYVDLGVVPDDDDGAIRRTPLAEIVARANAIIHPYTLDVRDVPWHSVYEVGHRVTDRFDDVPLDQVGTREPHVFITGDACHTHSAKAGQGMNVSMQDGWNIAWKLGHVLSGLAPQSLLSTYSAERQVVARNLIDFDRQWSTLMATKPEDLPDPGYLAEYYVRSSEFAFGFMTHYAPSSIVGDAEHQHLATGFPIGKRFKSAVVERVCDANRVHLGHHHRADGRWRVYAFADSPAAGEPSALADWAAWLASDPTSPLLRHTPPGADPGSVLDVKVVYQQDHTQMDNVVGVPGVFLPRTGPFGLIDYERVYATDPRDDVFEARGIDRGGVVVVVRPDQYVAAVLPLTARAELTAFFAGALLPARAPQTVGAAESAAPATAR, encoded by the coding sequence ATGCAGTTCCACCACCATGGCTACGTCAGCGCAGACCCACGAGTGCTTCCCGCCGCGGGCGTCGGCCTCGACCGACCCGAGGACCTGCCCGAGGAGGTCGACGTGCTCATCATCGGCGCCGGCCCCGCCGGCGTGATCGCCGCCGCACAGCTCGCGCAGTTCCCCGGGATCACCACACGCCTGGTCGAGCGCCGTCCAGACCGGCTCCCGCTCGGCCAGGCCGACGGCGTGCAGGCCCGCAGCGTCGAGACCTTCGCCGCATTCGGGTTCTACGAGCAGATCACCGCCGAGGCCTACCGCATCATGGAGATGGCGTTCTGGGAGCCCGACCCGCACCACCCCGAGGACATCGTTCGCACCTCCCGCCCGCGCGACGACGACCGCGGGATCAGCGAGTTCCCCCACCTCGTCGTCAACCAGGCCCGCGTGCTCGACTACTTCCTGGAGGCCGCCGCGAACGGCCCCGCGCGCCTGAGGCCCGACTACGGCTGGGAGCTCACCGACCTCGCCGTCGGCGGGGCGGACGAGTCCCACCCCGTCACCGTGACACTGCGCGGCGCCGGCCCCCATGAGGGCGCCGAGCGCACCGTGCGCGCCCGCTACGTCGTCGGCTGCGACGGGGCGCACTCCGCGGTGCGCGACGCCATCGGCTGCGTGCCCGTGGGCGACAAGTCCAACCACGCGTGGGGCGTGCTCGACGTGCTCGCCGTGACCGACTTCCCCGACGTGCGCACCAAGTGCGCGATCCGCTCGCACGACGGGGGGAACGTGCTGCTCATCCCCCGCGAGGGCGGGTTTCTGGTGCGCTGGTACGTCGACCTCGGCGTGGTCCCGGACGACGACGACGGAGCGATCCGCCGCACACCGCTCGCCGAGATCGTCGCGCGGGCGAACGCGATCATCCACCCCTACACCCTCGACGTGCGCGACGTGCCCTGGCACAGCGTCTACGAGGTCGGCCACCGGGTCACCGACCGGTTCGACGACGTCCCGCTCGACCAGGTCGGCACGCGCGAGCCGCACGTGTTCATCACGGGCGACGCCTGCCACACCCACTCCGCCAAGGCCGGTCAGGGCATGAACGTCTCGATGCAGGACGGGTGGAACATCGCCTGGAAGCTCGGACACGTGCTGTCCGGGCTGGCGCCGCAGTCGCTGCTGTCCACCTACTCGGCCGAGCGCCAGGTCGTGGCGCGCAACCTCATCGACTTCGACCGCCAGTGGTCGACGCTCATGGCCACCAAGCCCGAGGACCTGCCCGACCCCGGCTACCTCGCCGAGTACTACGTGCGGTCCTCCGAGTTCGCCTTCGGGTTCATGACGCACTACGCGCCCTCGTCCATCGTGGGCGACGCCGAGCACCAACACCTCGCGACGGGCTTCCCGATCGGCAAGCGGTTCAAGTCCGCCGTCGTCGAGCGCGTGTGCGACGCCAATCGCGTGCACCTGGGCCACCACCACCGCGCCGACGGGCGCTGGCGCGTGTACGCGTTCGCCGACTCCCCCGCCGCGGGCGAGCCCTCGGCGCTCGCGGACTGGGCCGCCTGGCTCGCGAGCGACCCGACCTCGCCCCTGCTGCGCCACACGCCGCCCGGCGCCGACCCGGGGTCGGTCCTCGACGTCAAGGTCGTCTACCAGCAGGACCACACGCAGATGGACAACGTCGTCGGTGTCCCGGGGGTGTTCCTGCCGCGGACGGGGCCGTTCGGCCTGATCGACTACGAGCGGGTCTACGCGACTGACCCGCGCGACGACGTGTTCGAGGCGCGCGGGATCGACCGCGGCGGCGTGGTCGTGGTCGTGCGGCCCGACCAGTACGTCGCGGCGGTCCTCCCGCTGACCGCACGCGCGGAGCTGACCGCGTTCTTCGCGGGCGCGCTCCTGCCGGCCCGCGCTCCACAGACCGTCGGCGCCGCCGAGTCCGCCGCCCCGGCCACGGCCCGGTGA
- a CDS encoding MFS transporter, with amino-acid sequence MAHDTTVLSTHRREDRRVALATLVGTSIEWYDFFIYANTAALVLAPLYFDPFLHSADDVAGRILSFATVGVSFLFRPLGAIVAGHLGDRVGRKAMLVGTLMLMGLSTALIGLVPTYAQLGVTAPILLVVLRVLQGFSAGGEWGGAALMAVEHAPARRRGLFGGFPQIGVPLGMLIATAVLAVVAATTTDAQFLAWGWRVPFLVSILLVAVGLVIRLGVSESPVFKELSEAAEHEKVKLPVVEVLRYCWPAIVLGMLTFAANSANGYMITGGYILSYSTSTLGLGRTSILGMVTIAAAVWGVTTMLGAVWSDRIGRANVYKVGFLWMLAWAFPLFWIIDTADPTRIGLSMMVLAVGLGLTYGPQAALFAEMFPAKVRYSGAALAYAFGAVLGGAFSPMIGTWLQATFHTSAAVSTYLATLSLVGLLASSLIKDRTGRPLDASATDIPGAARLDAALAKATR; translated from the coding sequence ATGGCGCACGACACGACGGTGCTCAGCACCCACAGGAGAGAGGACCGCCGGGTCGCCCTGGCGACCCTCGTCGGGACGTCGATCGAGTGGTACGACTTCTTCATCTACGCGAACACGGCCGCGCTCGTGCTCGCGCCCCTCTACTTCGACCCGTTCCTCCACTCGGCCGACGACGTCGCCGGCCGCATCCTGTCGTTCGCGACGGTCGGGGTGAGCTTCCTGTTCCGCCCCCTGGGCGCGATCGTCGCCGGACACCTCGGCGATCGGGTCGGGCGCAAGGCCATGCTCGTGGGCACGCTCATGCTCATGGGGCTGAGCACGGCGCTCATCGGCCTGGTGCCCACCTACGCGCAGCTCGGCGTCACCGCGCCCATCCTGCTCGTGGTGCTGCGCGTCCTGCAGGGCTTCTCGGCGGGCGGCGAGTGGGGCGGCGCCGCCCTCATGGCCGTCGAGCACGCGCCCGCCCGCCGCCGCGGGCTGTTCGGGGGCTTCCCGCAGATCGGCGTGCCGCTCGGCATGCTCATCGCCACGGCTGTGCTGGCCGTCGTCGCGGCGACCACGACCGACGCGCAGTTCCTCGCGTGGGGCTGGCGCGTGCCCTTCCTGGTCTCGATCCTGCTGGTCGCGGTCGGGCTGGTCATCCGGCTCGGGGTCAGCGAGTCCCCGGTGTTCAAGGAGCTCAGCGAGGCCGCCGAGCACGAGAAGGTCAAACTGCCCGTGGTCGAGGTGCTGCGCTACTGCTGGCCCGCGATCGTGCTGGGCATGCTCACCTTCGCCGCCAACAGCGCCAACGGCTACATGATCACCGGCGGCTACATCCTGTCGTACTCCACCAGCACACTCGGGCTCGGCCGCACGTCGATCCTGGGCATGGTGACGATCGCCGCGGCCGTGTGGGGCGTGACCACGATGCTGGGCGCGGTCTGGTCCGACCGCATCGGGCGCGCCAACGTCTACAAGGTCGGCTTCCTGTGGATGCTCGCCTGGGCGTTCCCGCTCTTCTGGATCATCGACACGGCCGACCCGACGCGCATCGGGCTGTCCATGATGGTGCTCGCCGTCGGGCTGGGCCTGACGTACGGCCCCCAGGCGGCGCTGTTCGCCGAGATGTTCCCCGCCAAGGTGCGCTACTCGGGCGCCGCGCTCGCCTACGCGTTCGGCGCGGTCCTCGGCGGCGCGTTCTCCCCCATGATCGGCACCTGGCTCCAGGCCACCTTCCACACGTCGGCGGCCGTCTCGACGTACCTGGCGACCCTGTCGCTCGTCGGCCTGCTCGCCTCGTCGCTCATCAAGGACCGCACGGGCCGCCCGCTCGACGCGAGCGCGACCGACATCCCCGGCGCAGCACGGCTCGACGCCGCGCTGGCCAAGGCCACGCGCTGA
- a CDS encoding ThuA domain-containing protein → MRALVAVGRGRYADPWHAFEANALRVAEILVRDGWTVRLDTDVDGAMTRLDGVDLLVVAAGDPWGQGERRFVAPRASRAGLRAARERGLGVMGLHAAVASLRDYPCWAPALGAVWIPGASSHPPRGQAHISVHPHALTAGIEDFVVHDERYCHLQPLGEVTVLATHAHDGVDHPLVWVRERPQRAAYDALGHDTRSYDSPEHETLVRRLARWAARAGQDPAPSQATYLSSRYSSIP, encoded by the coding sequence ATGAGGGCGCTCGTCGCCGTGGGCAGGGGGCGGTACGCCGACCCGTGGCACGCGTTCGAGGCGAACGCGCTGCGTGTCGCCGAGATCCTCGTCCGGGACGGGTGGACGGTCCGCCTCGACACCGACGTCGACGGCGCGATGACCCGGCTCGACGGCGTGGACCTCCTGGTGGTCGCGGCCGGCGACCCGTGGGGCCAGGGCGAACGGCGGTTCGTTGCGCCACGCGCGAGCCGTGCGGGGCTCCGGGCCGCGCGCGAGCGCGGCCTCGGCGTCATGGGGCTGCACGCGGCGGTGGCGAGCCTGCGCGACTACCCGTGCTGGGCTCCGGCGCTCGGCGCGGTCTGGATCCCCGGGGCGTCGAGCCACCCACCCCGGGGCCAGGCGCACATCAGCGTCCACCCGCACGCGCTGACCGCGGGGATCGAGGACTTCGTGGTGCACGACGAGCGCTACTGCCATCTCCAGCCGCTCGGCGAGGTGACCGTCCTGGCCACGCACGCCCACGACGGCGTGGACCACCCGCTGGTCTGGGTGCGCGAGCGCCCGCAGCGGGCCGCCTACGACGCGCTGGGCCACGACACGCGCTCCTACGACTCGCCCGAGCACGAGACGTTGGTGCGCCGCCTGGCGCGCTGGGCGGCCCGCGCCGGTCAGGACCCGGCGCCCTCCCAGGCCACGTACTTGAGCTCCAGGTACTCCTCGATCCCGTAG
- a CDS encoding NAD-dependent succinate-semialdehyde dehydrogenase, which yields MRPLGVVGARCPLDDAALLRTAAYIDGAWVAHGDSGAAPVTNPATGATIATVPRLSRVQVAGAIAAAERALPAWRARSGKQRAMVLRRWFDLVTENAEDLARLITLEEGKPLAEARGEVAYAASFIEWFGEEAKRVRGDVFDAPEPSRRVLVLKEPVGVCVAITPWNFPAAMITRKAAPALAAGCAMVVKPAEQTPLTALALAELAARAGVPAGVLNVVVGRAREIGPELTGNPAVRKVSFTGSTEVGRVLLTQAAATVKNVSMELGGNAPVLVFDDADLACAVDGVLAAKYRNSGQACVSANRVYVQSGVYERFAARLGERVAAMRVGDGFEPDVVQGPLIDDAAVAKVEEHVRDATGLGARIVAGGARHERGGLFFEPTVLADVTSEMLVTREETFGPVTPLIRFDDEAEAVRLANATEFGLAAYLWSRDAARVWRVAGALETGMLGVNTGAISNEVAPFGGVKQSGVGREGSVYGIEEYLELKYVAWEGAGS from the coding sequence ATGCGCCCCCTGGGCGTGGTCGGCGCCCGCTGCCCGCTTGACGACGCCGCGCTGCTGCGCACCGCCGCCTACATCGACGGCGCCTGGGTCGCCCACGGCGACTCGGGCGCGGCGCCGGTCACCAACCCCGCGACAGGCGCCACGATCGCCACCGTGCCCCGCCTCAGCCGCGTGCAGGTCGCCGGCGCCATCGCCGCCGCCGAACGCGCGCTGCCCGCCTGGCGCGCACGGTCGGGCAAGCAGCGCGCGATGGTCCTGCGCCGCTGGTTCGACCTGGTGACCGAGAACGCCGAGGACCTCGCGCGCCTCATCACGCTCGAGGAGGGCAAGCCGCTCGCCGAGGCGCGTGGTGAGGTCGCCTACGCGGCCTCGTTCATCGAGTGGTTCGGCGAGGAGGCCAAGCGGGTGCGCGGTGACGTGTTCGACGCCCCCGAGCCGAGCCGTCGAGTCCTGGTGCTCAAGGAGCCCGTGGGCGTGTGCGTGGCCATCACCCCGTGGAACTTCCCCGCCGCGATGATCACGCGCAAGGCCGCCCCGGCCCTGGCCGCGGGATGCGCGATGGTGGTCAAGCCCGCGGAGCAGACGCCGCTCACAGCGCTCGCGCTGGCCGAGCTCGCCGCGCGCGCGGGCGTGCCCGCGGGCGTGCTCAACGTCGTCGTCGGCAGGGCGCGCGAGATCGGTCCGGAGCTGACGGGCAACCCCGCGGTGCGCAAGGTGAGCTTCACCGGCTCGACCGAGGTGGGCCGCGTGCTGCTCACCCAAGCCGCCGCGACCGTCAAGAACGTCTCGATGGAGCTGGGCGGCAACGCCCCGGTGCTCGTGTTCGACGACGCCGACCTCGCCTGCGCCGTCGACGGCGTGCTCGCCGCCAAGTACCGCAACAGCGGCCAGGCGTGCGTCAGCGCCAACCGCGTCTACGTGCAGTCGGGGGTCTACGAGCGTTTCGCCGCCCGGCTCGGGGAGCGAGTCGCGGCGATGCGCGTCGGCGACGGGTTCGAGCCCGACGTCGTCCAGGGCCCCCTGATCGACGACGCTGCCGTGGCCAAGGTCGAGGAGCACGTGCGGGACGCCACCGGGCTCGGCGCGCGGATCGTGGCGGGCGGCGCCCGGCACGAGCGCGGCGGGCTGTTCTTCGAGCCGACGGTGCTGGCCGACGTCACGTCCGAGATGCTCGTCACGCGCGAGGAGACCTTCGGCCCCGTCACGCCGCTCATCCGCTTCGACGACGAGGCTGAGGCCGTGCGCCTGGCCAACGCGACCGAGTTCGGCCTCGCCGCCTACCTGTGGTCGCGTGACGCCGCGCGCGTCTGGCGGGTTGCGGGGGCGCTGGAGACCGGGATGCTCGGCGTCAACACCGGCGCCATCTCGAACGAGGTCGCGCCCTTCGGCGGCGTCAAACAGTCGGGAGTCGGACGCGAGGGCTCGGTCTACGGGATCGAGGAGTACCTGGAGCTCAAGTACGTGGCCTGGGAGGGCGCCGGGTCCTGA
- a CDS encoding right-handed parallel beta-helix repeat-containing protein → MSEVTAVGAGATSPLVLAVTPHESLADAADRLAATLVRHPQRDVEVRLAPGTYRVSEPVRLGPEHSGDERREVRWAGTGAVISGGVALTWRADRDGRWRATAPPGVEPADLFVGGRRSRRARSAPQSAEVCHAVDAGITGARALGIGRWARPEAVTCVVTVRWRAYHLPVAGVDGDVVRLREPCWTNARGGTGRVGPYWDTTAVDGSQFAGGVVWENAIELLTEPGDHVWDPVTRTVTYLPLPGEEPSDVEAIVPTCESLLALDGVRRLRLTGLTLSHAAFGQSATAQGYVGAQAGLTLTGATGPRDAAGRHYTKPAAALAVRRSHHVVVEDCVVTQVAGAGVVLEHGTCDTRLVASRFEDLGSGAVYIGDTEPHPGADRVSERNTVTRCVLRRVGARYTDAVALWAGYVADLTVDHNTIEDVPYSGISLGWGWNQPGARASALRDNRVTANRIVEVMRPSTGMHDGGAIYVQGAQPGTVIARNHIDRSGYGGTQRDGNGIYLDEQTSHVRVERNVVTRVGYKWLSNWAVYGVENLSRGNWTDTDAPALGGRGSGSRGDQVRLDVLPPAALAIAAAAGAEPGARVWAGRVDLARGRPATQSSAVVVAVRTSEDLSQCGGVEAQTTAAGHGAGAGHAEVAVDGDTCADTVTVDEPDSWWRVDLGAQRRLGAVGLWNAASMPTRDVVIEVADGAGRITARARVEGLVRRPSIVEVDAEGRYVTVRRPGGGVGLSSVTVHPPSRGAECEARPGPPRGRAEP, encoded by the coding sequence GTGAGCGAGGTCACGGCGGTGGGGGCGGGCGCGACCTCGCCCCTCGTCCTGGCAGTCACGCCGCACGAGTCGCTCGCCGACGCGGCCGACCGGCTGGCCGCGACGCTGGTGCGGCACCCCCAGCGTGACGTCGAGGTGCGCCTGGCGCCGGGGACCTACCGGGTCAGCGAGCCCGTGCGCCTGGGCCCCGAGCACTCCGGCGACGAGCGGCGCGAGGTGAGGTGGGCCGGGACCGGGGCCGTGATCAGCGGCGGCGTCGCACTGACGTGGCGCGCGGACCGCGACGGGCGGTGGCGTGCGACGGCGCCGCCGGGCGTCGAGCCGGCCGACCTGTTCGTGGGCGGGCGCCGCAGCCGCCGCGCGCGCAGCGCTCCGCAGTCGGCCGAGGTCTGTCATGCGGTCGACGCGGGGATCACGGGCGCCCGCGCGCTGGGGATCGGACGCTGGGCGCGCCCCGAGGCGGTGACGTGTGTCGTGACAGTCCGCTGGCGCGCCTACCACCTGCCGGTCGCGGGAGTCGACGGCGACGTCGTGCGGCTGCGCGAGCCCTGCTGGACGAACGCGCGCGGCGGCACGGGGCGCGTCGGCCCCTACTGGGACACCACGGCGGTCGACGGGAGCCAGTTCGCGGGAGGGGTGGTCTGGGAGAACGCGATCGAGCTGCTGACCGAGCCGGGCGACCACGTGTGGGACCCGGTCACGCGGACCGTCACCTACCTGCCGCTGCCGGGCGAGGAGCCCAGCGACGTTGAGGCGATCGTTCCGACGTGCGAGAGCCTGCTCGCGCTCGACGGCGTGCGGCGCCTGCGCCTGACGGGGCTCACGCTCTCCCACGCCGCGTTCGGTCAGAGCGCGACGGCCCAGGGATACGTCGGCGCGCAGGCGGGCCTGACGCTCACGGGCGCCACAGGACCGCGCGACGCGGCCGGGCGACACTACACCAAGCCCGCAGCCGCGCTGGCGGTGCGGCGCAGCCACCACGTGGTGGTCGAGGACTGCGTCGTCACCCAGGTCGCCGGCGCCGGCGTGGTGCTGGAGCACGGAACCTGCGACACCCGCCTGGTCGCCTCACGGTTCGAGGACCTCGGATCGGGCGCGGTCTACATCGGGGACACCGAGCCCCACCCGGGCGCTGACCGGGTCTCGGAGCGCAACACCGTCACCCGCTGCGTCCTGCGCCGCGTCGGCGCGCGCTACACCGACGCCGTCGCGCTGTGGGCCGGGTACGTGGCCGACCTGACGGTCGACCACAACACGATCGAGGACGTGCCGTACTCGGGGATCTCGCTCGGCTGGGGGTGGAACCAGCCCGGGGCCCGTGCGAGCGCGCTGCGGGACAACCGCGTGACGGCCAACCGGATCGTCGAGGTCATGCGCCCGAGCACGGGCATGCACGACGGCGGCGCGATCTACGTCCAGGGAGCGCAGCCCGGGACCGTCATCGCGCGCAATCACATCGACCGCTCGGGGTACGGCGGAACGCAGCGCGACGGCAACGGGATCTACCTCGACGAGCAGACCTCGCACGTGCGCGTCGAGCGCAACGTGGTCACTCGGGTCGGCTACAAGTGGTTGTCGAACTGGGCCGTGTACGGCGTCGAGAACCTCTCGCGGGGGAACTGGACCGACACCGACGCGCCGGCGCTCGGCGGACGCGGCTCCGGCTCGCGCGGCGACCAGGTGCGCCTCGACGTGCTGCCGCCCGCGGCGCTCGCGATCGCCGCCGCGGCGGGCGCCGAGCCGGGCGCGCGGGTCTGGGCGGGCCGCGTCGACCTCGCGCGGGGGCGCCCCGCCACGCAGTCCTCCGCGGTGGTGGTCGCGGTGCGCACGAGCGAGGACCTGTCGCAGTGTGGTGGCGTCGAGGCCCAGACGACGGCCGCGGGCCACGGCGCCGGGGCGGGCCACGCCGAGGTGGCGGTGGACGGGGACACGTGCGCGGACACCGTGACGGTCGACGAGCCCGACTCGTGGTGGCGCGTCGACCTGGGGGCGCAACGCCGCCTCGGCGCGGTGGGGCTCTGGAACGCCGCGTCGATGCCCACGCGTGACGTGGTGATCGAGGTGGCCGACGGCGCCGGGCGGATCACCGCGCGGGCGCGGGTCGAGGGGCTCGTGCGGCGCCCCTCGATCGTCGAGGTCGACGCCGAGGGGCGTTACGTGACCGTGCGCCGTCCCGGCGGCGGCGTCGGGCTGTCGTCCGTGACCGTTCACCCGCCGTCGCGTGGCGCCGAGTGTGAGGCGCGACCAGGGCCACCGCGCGGGAGAGCGGAGCCATGA